In Altererythrobacter rubellus, the following are encoded in one genomic region:
- a CDS encoding nicotinate-nucleotide adenylyltransferase, with the protein MTPIRTGLLGGSFNPAHGGHRRITRYAMDALGLDEVWWLVSPGNPLKPKKGMAPLPARLKSAADQARGVPIVPTAIERDLGTRYTVDTLRALTLRYPKRQFVWLMGSDNLAQFHLWRKWRTIARTMPIAVIARPGYNGAALASPAMAWLRRYQVPNASFFNGGNGSAPALVLLRFDPDPRSATAIRRADPDWALRYAGAPPRDPLTHRLVHAGPEAWEEGGS; encoded by the coding sequence ATGACCCCCATCCGAACAGGCTTGCTGGGCGGCAGTTTCAATCCCGCACATGGCGGGCATCGCCGGATCACGCGCTATGCGATGGATGCGCTGGGGCTGGATGAAGTTTGGTGGCTGGTCTCGCCTGGCAATCCGCTCAAGCCGAAGAAAGGCATGGCGCCGCTTCCGGCACGGCTCAAATCGGCGGCGGATCAGGCGCGAGGCGTCCCTATTGTACCGACAGCGATCGAGCGGGATCTTGGAACACGATATACCGTCGATACACTCAGGGCGCTGACCCTGCGCTACCCCAAGCGGCAGTTCGTGTGGTTGATGGGATCAGACAATCTTGCGCAGTTTCACCTGTGGCGCAAATGGCGCACCATTGCCCGAACAATGCCGATTGCGGTCATCGCAAGGCCTGGCTATAACGGTGCTGCTTTGGCGAGCCCCGCCATGGCCTGGCTCAGGCGCTATCAGGTTCCGAACGCCAGCTTCTTCAACGGGGGCAATGGGAGCGCACCGGCACTGGTGTTATTGCGTTTTGATCCCGATCCACGTTCAGCCACGGCGATCCGCCGCGCTGATCCGGACTGGGCTTTGCGCTATGCCGGAGCTCCTCCTCGCGATCCACTGACTCATCGCCTGGTGCACGCCGGGCCAGAGGCTTGGGAAGAGGGGGGCTCATGA
- a CDS encoding demethoxyubiquinone hydroxylase family protein yields the protein MTKDELDCMIRVDQAGEFGATRIYEGQLAVMGERGPHAQEIVHMAEQEKVHREKFDALMAERGVRPTALQPFWSVAGYALGAGTALLGPEAAMACTAAVEEEIDKHYSEQLDRLAESGKDPELAEMIHQFREEEREHRDTALKYGAEKAPAYPLLSGAIRLGCRAAIKLAERI from the coding sequence ATGACCAAGGATGAACTTGATTGCATGATCCGCGTTGACCAGGCCGGCGAGTTCGGCGCGACGCGGATCTATGAAGGGCAGCTGGCGGTAATGGGCGAGCGTGGGCCGCATGCTCAGGAAATCGTCCATATGGCCGAGCAGGAAAAAGTTCATCGCGAGAAGTTTGACGCGCTGATGGCAGAGCGAGGTGTCCGCCCGACTGCCTTGCAGCCGTTTTGGTCGGTGGCGGGCTATGCATTGGGCGCGGGCACGGCACTGCTCGGTCCCGAAGCGGCCATGGCCTGTACAGCTGCGGTCGAAGAAGAGATCGACAAGCATTATTCGGAACAGCTCGATCGGCTGGCGGAAAGCGGCAAAGATCCCGAGCTTGCGGAAATGATCCATCAGTTCCGCGAAGAAGAGCGCGAGCATCGCGACACCGCACTGAAATATGGCGCGGAGAAAGCACCGGCCTATCCATTGCTTTCCGGCGCAATAAGGCTGGGCTGCCGGGCTGCGATAAAGTTGGCTGAGCGTATTTGA
- a CDS encoding 23S rRNA (pseudouridine(1915)-N(3))-methyltransferase RlmH: MLLHVIARGKIARSPEAELVARYEKRLQWPVKLTELPETGGRIPEPQTPCKTVLLDERGKNLTSEELASIMGGWRDDGMREARFVLGAADGHNKQERTEADLLLAFGKATWPHLMARAMLMEQLYRATTILAGHPYHRAG, from the coding sequence ATGCTTCTTCACGTCATTGCACGCGGCAAAATTGCTCGGTCCCCGGAGGCAGAACTTGTGGCCCGATACGAGAAGCGATTGCAATGGCCGGTCAAGCTGACCGAACTGCCCGAAACTGGCGGGCGAATTCCTGAACCTCAAACACCCTGCAAAACCGTGCTGTTGGATGAGCGCGGCAAGAATCTGACGTCAGAAGAATTGGCGTCGATCATGGGTGGCTGGCGCGATGACGGCATGCGCGAAGCGCGCTTTGTCCTGGGCGCTGCCGATGGCCACAACAAGCAGGAGCGCACCGAGGCCGATCTGCTTCTCGCCTTTGGCAAGGCCACATGGCCGCACCTGATGGCGCGGGCAATGCTGATGGAGCAACTCTATCGCGCTACGACAATTCTTGCAGGGCACCCCTATCATCGGGCAGGGTGA
- a CDS encoding polysaccharide biosynthesis/export family protein, producing MKLTIFLKFALAPLAIALSGCASTSTDIGGAPGLEVVEGNALPEPTVADLSANERAYRVGPFDVLNIDVFGSEELSKKEIQVDASGRLTFPLIGTLEVAGKTPGEVGEMMADRFRGRFIKDPQITVNLKEIFSQTVTISGEVKRAGVYPIVGRMTLMTAIASAEGWTEFSKKGEVVVLRTVGDQDYAALYDVRAIEKGQYGDPEIFASDIVIVGDSNSRRIFRDFLAATPLLAPAVLLLDSNR from the coding sequence ATGAAGCTGACTATTTTCCTCAAATTTGCGCTGGCGCCGCTTGCTATTGCCCTTAGCGGCTGCGCGTCGACGTCTACGGATATTGGCGGCGCGCCGGGACTGGAAGTGGTTGAAGGCAATGCCTTGCCTGAGCCCACGGTGGCGGATCTTTCTGCCAATGAGAGGGCCTATAGAGTGGGGCCATTTGACGTTCTTAATATCGACGTCTTTGGCAGCGAGGAGCTTTCCAAAAAGGAAATACAGGTTGACGCAAGCGGGCGGCTTACCTTCCCCCTTATTGGCACACTCGAGGTGGCAGGCAAAACGCCAGGCGAAGTGGGCGAGATGATGGCTGACCGCTTCCGCGGACGGTTCATCAAAGACCCGCAAATAACCGTCAATCTGAAAGAGATTTTCAGTCAGACCGTCACCATCAGCGGGGAAGTTAAAAGGGCGGGCGTCTATCCAATCGTTGGCCGGATGACGCTTATGACAGCGATTGCGTCCGCGGAAGGCTGGACAGAATTTTCCAAGAAGGGTGAGGTCGTGGTCTTACGCACAGTGGGCGACCAGGACTATGCTGCACTTTACGACGTGCGCGCGATTGAGAAGGGCCAGTATGGCGACCCGGAAATTTTCGCGAGTGACATCGTTATTGTAGGCGATTCAAACAGCAGGCGGATTTTCCGTGACTTCCTGGCAGCGACGCCGCTCCTGGCGCCGGCCGTTCTGCTCCTCGACAGCAACCGTTAG
- a CDS encoding NAD-dependent epimerase/dehydratase family protein: MRILVTGSAGFIGFHLSEALLQAGHRVVGYDGMTSYYDVALKKRRHQLLSQHEHFRREENMLEDYGRLRAIALEEKPEVIVHLAAQAGVRYSLENPRAYVDANLLGAFNVMEVARELEVKHLLMASTSSVYGANEKIPFAETDKADAPMTLYAATKKANEAMAHSYAHLHGIPTTMFRFFTVYGPWGRPDMAFFKFTKGVLEGAPIEVYNKGDMYRDFTYVTDLVRGIELLIDQPPEAPDARSRAIEGDSLSPNAPHRVVNIGNGNKVRLVDFIEAIETACGRTAIKNFMPMQKGDVPATWADNSLLRTLTGYAPQTDVREGVQKFVDWYREYYSV; the protein is encoded by the coding sequence ATGAGGATCTTAGTCACCGGCTCCGCTGGGTTCATCGGCTTCCATCTGAGCGAGGCCCTGCTGCAGGCGGGCCACCGTGTCGTTGGATATGACGGCATGACGTCGTATTACGACGTGGCGCTCAAAAAGCGCCGCCACCAATTGCTATCGCAGCACGAGCATTTTCGCCGTGAAGAGAATATGCTCGAAGACTATGGCCGTTTACGTGCCATCGCGCTTGAGGAAAAGCCGGAGGTCATCGTACACCTCGCTGCTCAAGCTGGGGTCAGATATAGTCTAGAGAACCCGCGAGCCTATGTGGACGCTAATCTGCTCGGCGCATTCAACGTGATGGAGGTGGCGCGAGAGCTGGAAGTTAAACACCTGCTCATGGCCTCAACCAGCTCTGTCTACGGCGCCAACGAGAAAATCCCTTTCGCGGAAACTGACAAAGCAGATGCCCCGATGACGCTTTATGCGGCGACCAAGAAAGCAAACGAAGCGATGGCACATAGCTACGCGCATTTGCATGGCATCCCGACCACCATGTTTCGCTTCTTTACAGTCTACGGGCCGTGGGGCAGGCCAGACATGGCTTTCTTCAAATTCACCAAAGGGGTTCTCGAGGGCGCACCTATAGAGGTCTACAACAAAGGCGATATGTATCGTGACTTCACTTACGTAACCGATCTGGTTCGCGGCATAGAATTGCTGATCGATCAGCCGCCCGAGGCCCCTGACGCACGCAGCCGAGCAATTGAAGGCGACAGCCTATCCCCTAATGCGCCCCACCGTGTGGTAAATATCGGCAATGGCAACAAAGTCAGGCTGGTCGATTTCATTGAAGCGATCGAGACGGCTTGTGGGCGCACGGCCATCAAAAATTTCATGCCCATGCAAAAGGGTGACGTGCCGGCGACCTGGGCGGATAATTCGCTTCTTCGCACCTTAACCGGCTATGCCCCTCAAACCGATGTGCGAGAAGGCGTGCAGAAGTTTGTCGATTGGTATCGCGAGTATTATTCAGTCTAA
- a CDS encoding winged helix DNA-binding protein: MNLVNLLVALRRLPPLGTLTGDEERLLFELKALEDSEETLTVSHVYDLLEGKSGSTSYRILTSLKEKGLVSISSDPNDGRKRFISFTPSAEAVFSALGSP, from the coding sequence ATGAATTTGGTTAATTTGCTTGTGGCGCTACGCCGCCTGCCGCCTTTAGGAACTTTGACCGGAGATGAGGAGCGTCTGCTTTTTGAACTAAAAGCGCTGGAGGATAGCGAAGAGACTTTGACTGTCTCGCATGTTTACGACTTGCTCGAAGGCAAGTCTGGGTCCACTTCGTATCGCATCCTAACGAGCCTTAAGGAAAAAGGGCTAGTCTCCATTTCGAGTGACCCAAACGACGGTCGCAAGCGATTTATTTCCTTTACTCCGAGTGCAGAAGCCGTCTTTAGCGCCTTGGGTAGTCCATGA
- a CDS encoding murein hydrolase activator EnvC family protein, with product MPADSPNLTKLLLVGAGAITIGWGALAAQESLNISAATASVEGFGSTEDARQALERAQATAEFAQQRAVKFSQEASLATAEIDRLAKESAALAAQIQQSEADILAASAQLAILADQRAVLDARLAKRQQPLVRLTAAIQNMARRPIVLSALQPGSLRDTVYVRAVLETTLPQIREQTASLHSEVEQGRALESEAARSLAELQASETDLQNRRNELAALMRQQQEASRSNSALARREAQRALALAEQARDLDQLVGELDRAGLVREELATLAGPIMRPARPEASRVMPTTNATPRAQETSPPAQFQLPVHGRTITGFGEEGDAGIRSNGITIAPASGAQIVAPALGRVSFAGVYRGFGRIVIIEHENGWTSLITGLAQTSVNTGVQVIGGAPIGTAALRQPEISFELRERGEPINPLSLL from the coding sequence ATGCCCGCTGATAGCCCCAACCTTACGAAGCTGCTGCTCGTTGGAGCAGGCGCAATCACCATCGGCTGGGGCGCATTGGCGGCACAAGAATCGCTGAATATCAGCGCGGCCACGGCATCGGTCGAGGGATTCGGCAGTACAGAGGATGCGCGACAGGCGCTTGAACGCGCTCAAGCCACCGCAGAGTTCGCTCAGCAACGGGCCGTGAAATTCAGTCAGGAAGCAAGCCTTGCGACCGCAGAAATTGACCGGCTGGCGAAGGAAAGCGCGGCGCTGGCTGCGCAGATACAGCAAAGTGAAGCGGATATTCTCGCAGCGTCTGCGCAACTTGCGATTCTCGCGGATCAGCGCGCTGTGCTCGATGCGCGGTTGGCCAAGCGGCAACAGCCGCTGGTTAGATTGACCGCAGCGATCCAGAACATGGCACGCAGGCCCATTGTGTTGTCGGCGCTGCAACCAGGGTCACTGCGCGACACAGTCTACGTACGCGCTGTTCTCGAGACAACCTTGCCACAGATCCGCGAGCAAACCGCCAGCCTACACAGTGAAGTGGAACAAGGCCGCGCGCTCGAGAGTGAAGCTGCTCGCTCGCTCGCCGAGCTTCAGGCAAGCGAGACCGATCTGCAGAACCGCCGCAACGAGCTCGCGGCACTAATGCGGCAACAGCAAGAGGCTTCGCGCAGCAACAGCGCGCTGGCGCGCCGAGAAGCGCAACGCGCCTTGGCTTTGGCAGAGCAAGCGCGAGACCTGGATCAACTGGTCGGCGAGCTCGATCGCGCTGGATTGGTCAGAGAAGAACTCGCAACGCTTGCCGGGCCGATCATGCGGCCCGCACGTCCCGAGGCCTCTCGTGTGATGCCCACCACTAACGCGACGCCGCGCGCGCAGGAAACGTCACCACCTGCTCAATTCCAGCTTCCGGTTCACGGACGGACGATCACAGGCTTCGGTGAAGAAGGTGACGCGGGAATACGAAGCAATGGCATTACCATTGCGCCCGCAAGCGGCGCACAAATAGTTGCGCCGGCATTAGGGCGGGTGTCCTTTGCCGGCGTATATCGTGGATTCGGGCGAATCGTGATTATCGAGCACGAAAATGGCTGGACCAGCCTGATAACCGGACTGGCACAAACCAGCGTAAACACCGGTGTGCAGGTGATTGGCGGCGCGCCAATCGGCACTGCGGCACTTAGGCAGCCAGAGATTTCTTTTGAACTGCGCGAGCGCGGAGAGCCGATTAACCCTCTGAGTTTGCTATAA
- a CDS encoding disulfide bond formation protein B: MNHLEAEKPGEIFAQHLALSVPALLLGGAYLSQYGFGLYPCEMCWWQRYPHFVALGLAFFSFLAPPHRLWIALAGLAIFVSGAIGGFHAGVEYGWWEGLSACSSAVPTDVDPMEAIMNAPIIRCDAAPWDLFGISLAGWNFIVSCGTAVLVWSLMAKSNKKA; this comes from the coding sequence ATGAACCATCTGGAAGCGGAAAAGCCGGGCGAGATTTTTGCGCAGCACTTGGCGTTAAGTGTGCCTGCGCTTCTTTTGGGCGGTGCGTATCTGTCGCAATATGGATTCGGGCTTTATCCGTGCGAAATGTGCTGGTGGCAGCGCTATCCGCATTTTGTAGCACTGGGCCTTGCATTTTTTTCATTCCTTGCGCCGCCGCATCGGCTGTGGATCGCATTGGCGGGACTTGCGATTTTCGTTTCTGGCGCGATCGGGGGTTTCCATGCCGGAGTCGAGTATGGCTGGTGGGAAGGGTTGAGTGCTTGCTCGAGCGCAGTCCCGACCGATGTTGATCCGATGGAAGCGATCATGAATGCGCCCATCATCCGGTGTGATGCGGCGCCATGGGATCTGTTCGGCATCTCGCTTGCTGGCTGGAATTTTATCGTGTCGTGCGGAACCGCAGTGCTGGTCTGGTCGCTTATGGCAAAGAGCAACAAGAAGGCCTAA
- a CDS encoding GumC family protein, whose translation MASQVMNEFESDGYRDPRGSNLQGHDEDEGFQLPPILIQYWHTVVRWRWLMAGIVAACVILGVTVTLLMAPLYTASTQLQIDRQQKQITNVDGLEAELPGQDMEFYATQYELLEARPLAERVASELNLYDNAAFLEAHGINPDILEQEDEGKSTAQMDEERRRLVVQVLRNNVEIAPIRMSKLVDINYTSRDPELSSRIANKWASAFVDLSMEREFASTADARDFLEERLATLKERLEDSEKQVVVYGSQTGIVTLDQIRDPNGRAIANRTLTGASLEQLARELNEATTARIAAQSRLNSTGENTAEAVGSATLSNLKQQRTQAAAEYARLSVQFAPEFPAVIELKEQVDAIDSAIAEETARISSTRTQQYREALEREQKLKAEVAGLKQELDTQNRANIQYANFQREADTNRELYDALLQRYKEIGVAGTVGINNIAVVEPAIAPDKPSSPVLIINLAISLLLGFGLAGATAFALEQIDEGVREPGQVEALLKLPLLGITPKVEEDDVFVELQDIKSNYYDAYFSIRSSLAFSTNHGFPKSLAVTSTRPGEGKSSSAMALATVLGRTGKRVLLVDADLRSPSIHAFFEKTNEKGFSNYLAGDGDWSTLVQETSSPNLSIIAAGPVPPSAAELLSGDRLAQFVTEGLAQFDHIVIDSPPVLGMTDAPLIASAVEGVVYVVQSAGAAVRGIRASVKRIKMVNAHIFGVVLSKVGSGSSGYGYGYGYGYGYGYGYGYGKRYGEEHAEARG comes from the coding sequence ATGGCTTCTCAGGTAATGAATGAATTTGAAAGCGACGGCTACCGCGACCCGCGCGGGAGTAATTTGCAGGGGCATGACGAAGACGAGGGCTTCCAGCTTCCGCCGATACTAATACAGTATTGGCACACGGTTGTGCGGTGGCGCTGGCTGATGGCTGGTATCGTTGCGGCTTGCGTCATTCTCGGCGTGACTGTCACCTTGCTGATGGCCCCACTTTATACCGCTTCAACGCAGCTTCAGATAGACAGGCAGCAAAAACAGATCACCAATGTCGATGGCCTGGAGGCAGAATTGCCGGGCCAGGACATGGAGTTTTATGCGACGCAATATGAGCTCCTAGAGGCAAGGCCGCTCGCCGAGCGCGTCGCATCAGAGCTAAATTTATATGACAATGCAGCCTTTCTTGAGGCGCACGGCATTAATCCCGACATTCTCGAACAGGAAGACGAAGGCAAAAGCACAGCGCAAATGGACGAGGAGCGCCGGCGCTTAGTCGTCCAAGTCCTGCGCAACAATGTCGAGATCGCGCCAATTAGAATGTCGAAGCTCGTTGATATCAATTACACAAGCCGCGATCCTGAGCTATCCTCGCGGATAGCCAATAAATGGGCCTCGGCCTTTGTTGATCTCAGCATGGAAAGAGAGTTTGCCTCAACAGCTGACGCGCGCGATTTTCTTGAAGAACGGCTAGCAACGCTTAAGGAGCGCCTGGAAGATTCAGAAAAGCAAGTGGTTGTCTACGGGTCTCAGACAGGCATTGTCACGCTTGACCAAATCCGCGACCCTAATGGCAGAGCAATAGCCAATCGCACTTTGACAGGCGCGAGCCTTGAGCAGTTGGCTCGCGAGCTTAACGAGGCGACAACGGCAAGAATTGCTGCGCAGTCTCGCCTTAACTCTACAGGCGAAAATACTGCGGAGGCGGTGGGCAGCGCGACGCTCTCCAATCTCAAGCAGCAGCGCACGCAGGCTGCGGCAGAATATGCGCGTCTCTCCGTCCAGTTCGCGCCTGAATTTCCGGCAGTCATCGAACTCAAAGAGCAAGTCGATGCAATCGATAGCGCGATTGCCGAAGAGACGGCGCGCATTTCTTCAACGCGTACGCAGCAGTATCGAGAGGCCTTGGAGCGCGAGCAAAAACTCAAGGCTGAAGTCGCGGGTCTAAAACAAGAGCTAGATACGCAAAACAGAGCGAATATTCAGTACGCCAACTTCCAGCGTGAGGCGGATACGAACCGCGAGCTCTATGACGCGCTGCTGCAGCGCTATAAGGAAATCGGTGTTGCGGGGACGGTTGGTATTAATAATATCGCGGTCGTCGAGCCCGCAATTGCACCTGACAAGCCATCGTCGCCTGTCCTCATTATCAATCTCGCTATATCTTTACTGCTTGGCTTTGGCCTTGCAGGCGCGACAGCCTTCGCGCTGGAGCAGATTGACGAAGGCGTGCGAGAGCCGGGGCAAGTTGAGGCCCTGCTTAAATTGCCGCTACTTGGCATCACGCCCAAAGTGGAAGAAGATGACGTCTTTGTGGAGCTGCAGGACATCAAGTCCAATTACTACGATGCCTATTTCTCAATTAGGTCGAGCCTGGCTTTCTCAACCAATCACGGCTTCCCCAAATCGCTGGCGGTGACAAGTACGAGGCCGGGTGAGGGCAAGTCATCAAGCGCGATGGCCCTGGCAACTGTCCTGGGGCGCACCGGCAAGCGGGTTTTGCTGGTAGATGCAGATTTGAGGTCCCCGTCCATTCACGCCTTTTTTGAGAAGACAAATGAGAAGGGCTTCAGCAATTATCTAGCAGGAGATGGGGACTGGTCGACGCTGGTGCAGGAAACTAGCAGCCCTAACCTATCTATCATCGCAGCGGGACCCGTGCCGCCAAGCGCAGCTGAATTACTAAGCGGCGACAGGCTAGCGCAATTTGTTACAGAAGGCCTCGCGCAGTTTGATCATATCGTAATCGATAGTCCGCCCGTTCTTGGCATGACGGATGCTCCCCTCATCGCAAGCGCGGTCGAGGGCGTTGTATATGTCGTCCAGTCTGCGGGCGCTGCTGTCCGTGGCATCAGGGCTTCGGTCAAGCGGATTAAAATGGTCAACGCACATATCTTTGGCGTTGTCCTCAGCAAGGTTGGCAGTGGATCGAGTGGCTACGGCTATGGCTACGGCTACGGCTACGGCTATGGCTATGGCTATGGCTATGGCAAGCGCTACGGTGAAGAGCACGCAGAGGCGCGTGGATAG
- a CDS encoding S41 family peptidase — protein MRIADLLRSAALVTAVALIPATTAGMAQIDGRAGPQFAKLFAAYQQVKANYVEEVEDDQLIRGAINGMLGSLDPHSAYVDGSALQRLTTMIDGNYSGLGLSVVLDEGAVKVVSPFKGSPADKAGIKAGDFITHLDGELIYGNDLDTSVARMRGAEGTSIELTIFRPGRDEPIEVSVTRGVIELEPVTYELQSGNIGVISVNEFSTNVGRDVYAAWEALQSEATGKMSGLILDLRSNPGGSLDEAVGLSDLFLSEGRIVSQRGRARGESVHYDADELINYRHLPRREAQKYIGEIASDMPLIVLIDAGSASASEIVAGALQDHRRALVMGERSFGKGSVQSLLPLGRDSAIKLTTARYYTPAGKSVQEGGITPDIKVPQLSDPDLEKRNKYLLRESDLRGHLVNDLGVEDAKLEVDTIDDPRFQLTAAELEEQGVKDFQLHYALETLRRTTRATVALRNTVALRN, from the coding sequence ATGAGAATTGCTGATCTGCTGCGCAGCGCCGCTCTGGTTACAGCTGTGGCATTGATCCCGGCTACCACTGCCGGAATGGCGCAGATTGACGGGCGTGCAGGCCCGCAGTTTGCCAAGCTTTTTGCAGCATATCAGCAGGTCAAAGCCAACTATGTCGAAGAAGTTGAGGATGACCAGCTTATCCGCGGCGCAATCAACGGCATGCTCGGTTCGCTTGATCCGCATTCTGCCTATGTCGATGGCAGCGCGCTGCAACGCCTGACAACCATGATCGACGGAAACTATTCGGGGCTTGGCCTTTCGGTCGTACTTGATGAAGGCGCGGTCAAAGTCGTTTCGCCGTTCAAGGGCAGCCCGGCTGACAAGGCGGGCATCAAGGCAGGTGACTTCATCACCCATCTCGATGGCGAGCTGATCTACGGCAATGATCTTGATACATCGGTTGCGCGGATGCGCGGCGCAGAGGGCACGTCGATTGAACTCACTATCTTCCGCCCGGGACGCGACGAGCCGATCGAGGTTTCCGTGACGCGCGGCGTTATCGAGTTGGAGCCTGTGACCTACGAGCTCCAGAGCGGCAATATCGGCGTGATCTCTGTCAATGAATTCAGCACAAATGTGGGCCGTGATGTCTATGCCGCATGGGAAGCTTTGCAAAGCGAGGCCACGGGCAAGATGTCAGGTCTGATCCTTGACTTGCGCTCCAACCCCGGGGGGTCGCTTGATGAAGCCGTGGGATTGTCAGACCTGTTCCTGTCCGAAGGCCGGATCGTGTCCCAACGTGGTCGCGCTCGCGGTGAGAGCGTCCATTACGATGCGGACGAGCTGATCAACTATCGCCACCTGCCGCGCCGCGAAGCGCAGAAGTATATCGGCGAGATCGCTTCCGACATGCCCTTGATCGTACTGATCGATGCAGGTTCTGCATCAGCTTCAGAGATTGTAGCGGGCGCGCTGCAGGATCATCGCCGCGCTTTGGTGATGGGTGAGCGCAGTTTCGGCAAAGGCAGCGTGCAATCGCTTCTGCCCCTGGGTCGTGATTCCGCCATCAAGCTGACAACGGCGCGCTATTATACGCCGGCCGGAAAGTCGGTTCAGGAAGGCGGCATCACGCCTGACATCAAGGTTCCGCAACTGTCCGATCCGGATCTGGAAAAACGCAATAAATATCTCTTGCGCGAGAGCGATTTGCGCGGGCACCTCGTCAATGATCTGGGCGTTGAAGATGCCAAGCTTGAAGTCGATACAATCGATGATCCGCGTTTCCAGCTGACCGCAGCAGAGCTTGAAGAGCAAGGCGTGAAAGACTTCCAGCTGCATTATGCGCTGGAAACCTTGCGTCGCACGACGCGCGCGACGGTGGCTTTGCGCAACACTGTGGCGTTGCGCAATTAA
- the rsfS gene encoding ribosome silencing factor: protein MAKSDLSSDALHKLVLGQLDDDQAQELVSIPLEGKSSIADHMVIASGRSTRQVAAMAQKLAEKIKQQGFGSARVEGLPAADWVLIDAGDVVVHLFRPEVRSFYNLERMWGFDEAKPAAGNA from the coding sequence ATGGCTAAGTCCGATCTGTCTTCTGACGCACTGCACAAACTCGTGCTTGGCCAGCTTGATGATGACCAGGCACAGGAATTGGTCTCGATCCCGCTTGAGGGGAAGAGCTCGATAGCTGACCATATGGTGATCGCGTCGGGTCGCTCGACCCGTCAGGTCGCCGCGATGGCGCAAAAACTGGCAGAGAAAATCAAGCAGCAGGGCTTTGGCTCCGCGCGCGTTGAAGGGCTCCCGGCGGCTGACTGGGTGCTGATCGATGCGGGTGATGTGGTCGTGCATCTGTTCCGTCCGGAGGTCCGCAGCTTCTACAATCTGGAGCGCATGTGGGGCTTTGACGAAGCAAAACCGGCCGCAGGCAACGCCTAA
- a CDS encoding lysozyme inhibitor LprI family protein, whose translation MPQSNTRASPIKQLLFAWRPLGAGILLGASIFISSCTEQSAQELATKTCGSEAGRDAFRGFVTQTALARDTTPDGVARLIDITRHASSIADEDLRPQFSDALSSLSNLSGRANFSDNNVEIIIKEVTERGVSENGEILCWASIDVRPGVPGTEALEGLADALSLEYDLSLPAVSQITSLPIFYAISDSEPVRVIDADLSARDAGRIGGLIRLVEGAPIVLAPVEAQKARREAYEKEVLDARGAVLSATLAEERYRLAVSKNALNDLWAELDEVARDKLSAQQSLWVRQRDARCDLSSKEAETDPNQREMIKVRCLANENERRIGVLQRYSNW comes from the coding sequence ATGCCGCAATCCAACACCCGGGCGAGCCCGATCAAACAGCTATTGTTCGCGTGGAGACCTTTAGGCGCTGGTATTCTTCTTGGCGCCTCAATTTTTATCTCCTCGTGTACTGAACAATCGGCCCAGGAACTCGCAACGAAGACATGCGGCTCCGAAGCGGGTCGCGACGCTTTTCGCGGCTTTGTAACGCAAACTGCCCTTGCGCGGGATACCACCCCCGATGGCGTTGCGCGCCTGATCGATATTACCCGCCATGCGTCATCGATTGCAGATGAAGACCTTAGACCTCAGTTTAGTGATGCGCTTTCATCGCTCTCTAACTTATCAGGCCGAGCAAACTTCTCTGACAACAACGTAGAAATAATTATCAAAGAGGTCACGGAGCGGGGCGTATCGGAAAATGGTGAGATCTTGTGCTGGGCTTCAATTGACGTGCGGCCCGGGGTGCCTGGAACAGAGGCCCTTGAAGGTTTGGCGGATGCTTTGTCGCTAGAATATGATCTTTCACTGCCGGCTGTGTCTCAAATTACTTCTCTGCCGATTTTCTATGCTATCTCCGATAGCGAACCAGTGCGGGTTATTGATGCTGATCTTTCTGCCCGGGATGCGGGGCGTATTGGGGGTTTGATTAGATTGGTTGAGGGTGCGCCAATTGTGCTCGCACCCGTTGAGGCTCAGAAGGCGCGGCGCGAGGCCTATGAGAAAGAGGTGCTCGACGCGCGCGGAGCTGTATTGAGTGCAACCTTGGCCGAGGAAAGGTATCGCTTGGCCGTTTCCAAGAATGCCTTGAACGATCTCTGGGCGGAATTGGATGAGGTCGCTCGCGATAAGTTATCGGCCCAACAATCCTTGTGGGTTAGGCAGCGCGATGCCCGGTGTGACTTGAGCTCGAAGGAGGCCGAGACCGATCCAAATCAGCGGGAAATGATCAAGGTGCGTTGCTTGGCTAATGAGAATGAGAGGCGGATTGGCGTCTTGCAGCGATATTCCAATTGGTGA